The Populus trichocarpa isolate Nisqually-1 chromosome 2, P.trichocarpa_v4.1, whole genome shotgun sequence genome has a window encoding:
- the LOC7458255 gene encoding GBF-interacting protein 1-like isoform X3: MSGGGVRVSIPGNVRKTIQNIKEITGNHSDEEIYAMLKECSMDPNETAQKLLYQDPFHEVKRKRDRKKENMNNRESGDSRWRSGMQGRGSRGGMQGQGSRGGRPSFSPRHTYHDTGGGRNSAAGRDNGTNHAAEKGAGSSLLASEEKYKETTPSASSSAVVANGPTGVVSGNTSAMLASNLPTGSNQHEVTSSPIVGREAYHIDVDKAPTIAFGTGDACRESLPSSNNSSMSVIPASSSKICFSSSDPVLKLSNDSCPPGTVGTIKREVGNHQTAGESASEIGVPFMPGKMPSKNQGVGKNQLSDSSQPSFASIQGGSFSSRPSSNYSSRSQLIIGSQKVGSNMEWKPKATNPNVAQESGTAGLSDISNIPLESSGHSQASSGVLDSEEATAKLQKKLEELHLPQRQHVIIPHHIHVPESERNKLSFGSFDASFGVTSSYVSGAESNKSSTPVSETSQGIEEPMEEQAESNQNTPVTAEEGIYPDHPQSPSHVPGNLSAEGDASSNTVPDYESKQEAALLSGGHQYSVVHTSPGYSFGLVPPMLGSQIMPFENSESQARDVSRLPSFVVQQPFDPTSYYAQFYRSSADGDGRVSPFPAPGVASKYNGNVAVLPPHTSQPPQEGGNSLVLSTAGPTPLGTQAAGLMQSSIAMTQQPVPVFRPPTGLHTSHFPPNYIPYGHYISPIYVAPGMYQFLSNGTFLQQPQAGSVYPAPPSAAATGVKYSLPQFKPGSNTGNATHIGMPSGYGPYGSSPAGFNPNSAVTGGNSTTNDDLGASQFKESNIYITGQQSEGSAVWITTPGRDISSLPASTFYNLPPQGQHVAFGPTQASHGTYTNIYHPGQPVTAAAVHPLLQQSQAMGGAVDMLGPAASAYQQSQHQQINWPSNY; encoded by the exons AACATGAACAATAGAGAGTCTGGAGATTCTCGATGGAGGTCTGGCATGCAGGGGCGGGGGAGTAGGGGTGGCATGCAGGGGCAGGGGAGCAGGGGTGGTCGGCCAAGCTTTTCTCCGCGTCATACATATCATG ATACTGGTGGTGGAAGGAATTCTGCTGCTGGAAGGGACAATGGAACCAACCATGCTGCAGAGAAGGGCGCTGGCTCTTCTTTGTTAGCCTCCGAAGAGAAATATAAAGAAACTACTCCATCAGCAAG CTCCTCTGCAGTTGTGGCCAATGGTCCAACTGGTGTTGTTTCTGGAAACACTAGTGCAATGCTTGCCTCCAATTTACCTACAGGAAGCAATCAACATGAAGTGACTTCATCACCTATTGTTGGAAGGGAAGCATACCACATTGATGTTGATAAAGCTCCTACTATTGCATTTGGAACTGGGGATGCGTGCAGGGAGTCCTTGCCAAGCTCTAACAACTCCTCCATGTCTGTGATTCCAGCATCTTCTTCAAAAATTTGCTTCTCGTCCTCGGATCCTGTACTAAAGCTTTCTAATGATTCATGTCCCCCTGGTACGGTGGGTACAATTAAACGTGAAGTGGGGAACCATCAAACTGCGGGTGAATCAG CTTCCGAGATTGGTGTCCCTTTCATGCCAGGGAAGATGCCAAGCAAAAACCAAGGAGTTGGGAAGAACCAGCTCAGTGATTCTTCCCAACCTTCTTTTGCATCAATCCAGGGTGGTTCTTTCAGTAGCCGGCCTTCCTCTAACTACAGTAGCAGGTCTCAACTGATAATAGGCTCTCAGAAAG TTGGCTCTAATATGGAGTGGAAACCAAAGGCAACAAACCCTAACGTAGCACAGGAGTCTGGAACAGCTGGTTTATCTGACATTTCTAATATTCCACTTGAATCCAGTGGCCATTCACAGGCCTCCTCGGGTGTCCTTGATTCAGAAGAAGCAACTGCCAAACTGCAGAAGAAGCTGGAGGAGTTGCATCTTCCACAGCGTCAACATGTTATAATTCCACACCATATCCATGTTCCTGAATCTGAAAGAAACAAATTGAGTTTTGGAAGCTTTGATGCTAGTTTCGGAGTGACGTCAAGTTATGTTAGCGGGGCTGAGAGTAACAAGAGTTCTACACCCGTGTCTGAAACTTCTCAGGGTATTGAAGAACCTATGGAGGAACAAGCTGAAAG CAATCAAAATACACCGGTGACTGCTGAGGAGGGAATTTATCCTGATCATCCACAGTCGCCTTCACATGTACCTGGAAATTTATCAGCTGAGGGTGATGCATCATCCAACACAGTGCCTGATTATGAGTCTAAGCAGGAGGCTGCATTGTTGTCTGGAGGCCATCAGTACTCGGTGGTTCATACTTCTCCTGGCTACAGTTTTGGTCTTGTGCCTCCAATGTTGGGTAGTCAGATTATGCCATTTGAGAACTCAGAATCTCAAGCACGTGATGTTTCTCGCCTACCTAGCTTTGTG GTCCAGCAACCATTTGACCCTACAAGTTATTATGCCCAATTTTATCGTTCAAGTGCTGATGGTGATGGTCGTGTTTCTCCCTTTCCTGCGCCTGGAGTTGCTTCCAAATACAATGGGAATGTTGCAGTGTTGCCTCCACATACTTCACAGCCTCCCCAAGAG GGTGGGAATTCTTTAGTTTTATCCACTGCAGGTCCCACTCCTCTGGGGACCCAAGCTGCTGGGCTCATGCAAAGCTCCATAGCTATGACTCAGCAACCTGTCCCTGTCTTTCGTCCACCAACTGGGTTGCACACATCCCATTTCCCCCCAAACTACATCCCATATGGCCATTACATCTCCCCAATTTATGTGGCTCCAGGTATGTACCAGTTCTTAAGCAATGGTACATTCCTACAGCAACCTCAAGCTGGCAGTGTGTATCCAGCACCACCATCTGCAGCAGCCACGGGGGTCAAATATTCACTTCCGCAATTCAAACCTGGAAGTAATACAGGAAATGCAACTCACATTGGGATGCCAAGTGGTTATGGACCATATGGTTCCTCTCCTGCTGGTTTTAATCCCAATTCTGCAGTGACAGGAGGAAACTCAACCACAAATGATGATCTTGGTGCATCTCAGTTCAAGGAAAGTAATATCTACATTACCGGGCAGCAG AGTGAGGGTTCGGCTGTGTGGATCACTACTCCTGGCCGAGACATATCTAGCTTGCCAGCAAGTACCTTTTACAACCTTCCTCCTCAAGGTCAGCATGTGGCTTTTGGACCAACTCAGGCTTCCCATGGCACCTATACCAATATCTATCACCCTGGGCAACCAGTAACTGCAGCAGCTGTTCACCCACTTCTGCAACAGTCTCAGGCCATGGGTGGAGCTGTTGATATGCTAGGACCTGCAGCCAGTGCTTACCAGCAGTCTCAACATCAACAGATCAACTGGCCTAGCAACTACTAA
- the LOC7458255 gene encoding GBF-interacting protein 1-like isoform X2, giving the protein MSGGGVRVSIPGNVRKTIQNIKEITGNHSDEEIYAMLKECSMDPNETAQKLLYQDPFHEVKRKRDRKKENMNNRESGDSRWRSGMQGRGSRGGMQGQGSRGGRPSFSPRHTYHDTGGGRNSAAGRDNGTNHAAEKGAGSSLLASEEKYKETTPSASSSAVVANGPTGVVSGNTSAMLASNLPTGSNQHEVTSSPIVGREAYHIDVDKAPTIAFGTGDACRESLPSSNNSSMSVIPASSSKICFSSSDPVLKLSNDSCPPGTVGTIKREVGNHQTAGESASEIGVPFMPGKMPSKNQGVGKNQLSDSSQPSFASIQGGSFSSRPSSNYSSRSQLIIGSQKVLSSTVGSNMEWKPKATNPNVAQESGTAGLSDISNIPLESSGHSQASSGVLDSEEATAKLQKKLEELHLPQRQHVIIPHHIHVPESERNKLSFGSFDASFGVTSSYVSGAESNKSSTPVSETSQGIEEPMEEQAESNQNTPVTAEEGIYPDHPQSPSHVPGNLSAEGDASSNTVPDYESKQEAALLSGGHQYSVVHTSPGYSFGLVPPMLGSQIMPFENSESQARDVSRLPSFVVQQPFDPTSYYAQFYRSSADGDGRVSPFPAPGVASKYNGNVAVLPPHTSQPPQEGGNSLVLSTAGPTPLGTQAAGLMQSSIAMTQQPVPVFRPPTGLHTSHFPPNYIPYGHYISPIYVAPGMYQFLSNGTFLQQPQAGSVYPAPPSAAATGVKYSLPQFKPGSNTGNATHIGMPSGYGPYGSSPAGFNPNSAVTGGNSTTNDDLGASQFKESNIYITGQQSEGSAVWITTPGRDISSLPASTFYNLPPQGQHVAFGPTQASHGTYTNIYHPGQPVTAAAVHPLLQQSQAMGGAVDMLGPAASAYQQSQHQQINWPSNY; this is encoded by the exons AACATGAACAATAGAGAGTCTGGAGATTCTCGATGGAGGTCTGGCATGCAGGGGCGGGGGAGTAGGGGTGGCATGCAGGGGCAGGGGAGCAGGGGTGGTCGGCCAAGCTTTTCTCCGCGTCATACATATCATG ATACTGGTGGTGGAAGGAATTCTGCTGCTGGAAGGGACAATGGAACCAACCATGCTGCAGAGAAGGGCGCTGGCTCTTCTTTGTTAGCCTCCGAAGAGAAATATAAAGAAACTACTCCATCAGCAAG CTCCTCTGCAGTTGTGGCCAATGGTCCAACTGGTGTTGTTTCTGGAAACACTAGTGCAATGCTTGCCTCCAATTTACCTACAGGAAGCAATCAACATGAAGTGACTTCATCACCTATTGTTGGAAGGGAAGCATACCACATTGATGTTGATAAAGCTCCTACTATTGCATTTGGAACTGGGGATGCGTGCAGGGAGTCCTTGCCAAGCTCTAACAACTCCTCCATGTCTGTGATTCCAGCATCTTCTTCAAAAATTTGCTTCTCGTCCTCGGATCCTGTACTAAAGCTTTCTAATGATTCATGTCCCCCTGGTACGGTGGGTACAATTAAACGTGAAGTGGGGAACCATCAAACTGCGGGTGAATCAG CTTCCGAGATTGGTGTCCCTTTCATGCCAGGGAAGATGCCAAGCAAAAACCAAGGAGTTGGGAAGAACCAGCTCAGTGATTCTTCCCAACCTTCTTTTGCATCAATCCAGGGTGGTTCTTTCAGTAGCCGGCCTTCCTCTAACTACAGTAGCAGGTCTCAACTGATAATAGGCTCTCAGAAAG tccTGTCTTCAACAGTTGGCTCTAATATGGAGTGGAAACCAAAGGCAACAAACCCTAACGTAGCACAGGAGTCTGGAACAGCTGGTTTATCTGACATTTCTAATATTCCACTTGAATCCAGTGGCCATTCACAGGCCTCCTCGGGTGTCCTTGATTCAGAAGAAGCAACTGCCAAACTGCAGAAGAAGCTGGAGGAGTTGCATCTTCCACAGCGTCAACATGTTATAATTCCACACCATATCCATGTTCCTGAATCTGAAAGAAACAAATTGAGTTTTGGAAGCTTTGATGCTAGTTTCGGAGTGACGTCAAGTTATGTTAGCGGGGCTGAGAGTAACAAGAGTTCTACACCCGTGTCTGAAACTTCTCAGGGTATTGAAGAACCTATGGAGGAACAAGCTGAAAG CAATCAAAATACACCGGTGACTGCTGAGGAGGGAATTTATCCTGATCATCCACAGTCGCCTTCACATGTACCTGGAAATTTATCAGCTGAGGGTGATGCATCATCCAACACAGTGCCTGATTATGAGTCTAAGCAGGAGGCTGCATTGTTGTCTGGAGGCCATCAGTACTCGGTGGTTCATACTTCTCCTGGCTACAGTTTTGGTCTTGTGCCTCCAATGTTGGGTAGTCAGATTATGCCATTTGAGAACTCAGAATCTCAAGCACGTGATGTTTCTCGCCTACCTAGCTTTGTG GTCCAGCAACCATTTGACCCTACAAGTTATTATGCCCAATTTTATCGTTCAAGTGCTGATGGTGATGGTCGTGTTTCTCCCTTTCCTGCGCCTGGAGTTGCTTCCAAATACAATGGGAATGTTGCAGTGTTGCCTCCACATACTTCACAGCCTCCCCAAGAG GGTGGGAATTCTTTAGTTTTATCCACTGCAGGTCCCACTCCTCTGGGGACCCAAGCTGCTGGGCTCATGCAAAGCTCCATAGCTATGACTCAGCAACCTGTCCCTGTCTTTCGTCCACCAACTGGGTTGCACACATCCCATTTCCCCCCAAACTACATCCCATATGGCCATTACATCTCCCCAATTTATGTGGCTCCAGGTATGTACCAGTTCTTAAGCAATGGTACATTCCTACAGCAACCTCAAGCTGGCAGTGTGTATCCAGCACCACCATCTGCAGCAGCCACGGGGGTCAAATATTCACTTCCGCAATTCAAACCTGGAAGTAATACAGGAAATGCAACTCACATTGGGATGCCAAGTGGTTATGGACCATATGGTTCCTCTCCTGCTGGTTTTAATCCCAATTCTGCAGTGACAGGAGGAAACTCAACCACAAATGATGATCTTGGTGCATCTCAGTTCAAGGAAAGTAATATCTACATTACCGGGCAGCAG AGTGAGGGTTCGGCTGTGTGGATCACTACTCCTGGCCGAGACATATCTAGCTTGCCAGCAAGTACCTTTTACAACCTTCCTCCTCAAGGTCAGCATGTGGCTTTTGGACCAACTCAGGCTTCCCATGGCACCTATACCAATATCTATCACCCTGGGCAACCAGTAACTGCAGCAGCTGTTCACCCACTTCTGCAACAGTCTCAGGCCATGGGTGGAGCTGTTGATATGCTAGGACCTGCAGCCAGTGCTTACCAGCAGTCTCAACATCAACAGATCAACTGGCCTAGCAACTACTAA
- the LOC7458255 gene encoding GBF-interacting protein 1-like isoform X1: MSGGGVRVSIPGNVRKTIQNIKEITGNHSDEEIYAMLKECSMDPNETAQKLLYQDPFHEVKRKRDRKKENMNNRESGDSRWRSGMQGRGSRGGMQGQGSRGGRPSFSPRHTYHDTGGGRNSAAGRDNGTNHAAEKGAGSSLLASEEKYKETTPSASSSAVVANGPTGVVSGNTSAMLASNLPTGSNQHEVTSSPIVGREAYHIDVDKAPTIAFGTGDACRESLPSSNNSSMSVIPASSSKICFSSSDPVLKLSNDSCPPGTVGTIKREVGNHQTAGESASEIGVPFMPGKMPSKNQGVGKNQLSDSSQPSFASIQGGSFSSRPSSNYSSRSQLIIGSQKVRYYNVRKLNIGNGGRETNTQDYPFLSSTVGSNMEWKPKATNPNVAQESGTAGLSDISNIPLESSGHSQASSGVLDSEEATAKLQKKLEELHLPQRQHVIIPHHIHVPESERNKLSFGSFDASFGVTSSYVSGAESNKSSTPVSETSQGIEEPMEEQAESNQNTPVTAEEGIYPDHPQSPSHVPGNLSAEGDASSNTVPDYESKQEAALLSGGHQYSVVHTSPGYSFGLVPPMLGSQIMPFENSESQARDVSRLPSFVVQQPFDPTSYYAQFYRSSADGDGRVSPFPAPGVASKYNGNVAVLPPHTSQPPQEGGNSLVLSTAGPTPLGTQAAGLMQSSIAMTQQPVPVFRPPTGLHTSHFPPNYIPYGHYISPIYVAPGMYQFLSNGTFLQQPQAGSVYPAPPSAAATGVKYSLPQFKPGSNTGNATHIGMPSGYGPYGSSPAGFNPNSAVTGGNSTTNDDLGASQFKESNIYITGQQSEGSAVWITTPGRDISSLPASTFYNLPPQGQHVAFGPTQASHGTYTNIYHPGQPVTAAAVHPLLQQSQAMGGAVDMLGPAASAYQQSQHQQINWPSNY; encoded by the exons AACATGAACAATAGAGAGTCTGGAGATTCTCGATGGAGGTCTGGCATGCAGGGGCGGGGGAGTAGGGGTGGCATGCAGGGGCAGGGGAGCAGGGGTGGTCGGCCAAGCTTTTCTCCGCGTCATACATATCATG ATACTGGTGGTGGAAGGAATTCTGCTGCTGGAAGGGACAATGGAACCAACCATGCTGCAGAGAAGGGCGCTGGCTCTTCTTTGTTAGCCTCCGAAGAGAAATATAAAGAAACTACTCCATCAGCAAG CTCCTCTGCAGTTGTGGCCAATGGTCCAACTGGTGTTGTTTCTGGAAACACTAGTGCAATGCTTGCCTCCAATTTACCTACAGGAAGCAATCAACATGAAGTGACTTCATCACCTATTGTTGGAAGGGAAGCATACCACATTGATGTTGATAAAGCTCCTACTATTGCATTTGGAACTGGGGATGCGTGCAGGGAGTCCTTGCCAAGCTCTAACAACTCCTCCATGTCTGTGATTCCAGCATCTTCTTCAAAAATTTGCTTCTCGTCCTCGGATCCTGTACTAAAGCTTTCTAATGATTCATGTCCCCCTGGTACGGTGGGTACAATTAAACGTGAAGTGGGGAACCATCAAACTGCGGGTGAATCAG CTTCCGAGATTGGTGTCCCTTTCATGCCAGGGAAGATGCCAAGCAAAAACCAAGGAGTTGGGAAGAACCAGCTCAGTGATTCTTCCCAACCTTCTTTTGCATCAATCCAGGGTGGTTCTTTCAGTAGCCGGCCTTCCTCTAACTACAGTAGCAGGTCTCAACTGATAATAGGCTCTCAGAAAG TTAGATATTATAATGTGAGGAAGCTGAACATTGGAAACGGGGGGAGAGAGACAAACACACAAGATTATCCAT tccTGTCTTCAACAGTTGGCTCTAATATGGAGTGGAAACCAAAGGCAACAAACCCTAACGTAGCACAGGAGTCTGGAACAGCTGGTTTATCTGACATTTCTAATATTCCACTTGAATCCAGTGGCCATTCACAGGCCTCCTCGGGTGTCCTTGATTCAGAAGAAGCAACTGCCAAACTGCAGAAGAAGCTGGAGGAGTTGCATCTTCCACAGCGTCAACATGTTATAATTCCACACCATATCCATGTTCCTGAATCTGAAAGAAACAAATTGAGTTTTGGAAGCTTTGATGCTAGTTTCGGAGTGACGTCAAGTTATGTTAGCGGGGCTGAGAGTAACAAGAGTTCTACACCCGTGTCTGAAACTTCTCAGGGTATTGAAGAACCTATGGAGGAACAAGCTGAAAG CAATCAAAATACACCGGTGACTGCTGAGGAGGGAATTTATCCTGATCATCCACAGTCGCCTTCACATGTACCTGGAAATTTATCAGCTGAGGGTGATGCATCATCCAACACAGTGCCTGATTATGAGTCTAAGCAGGAGGCTGCATTGTTGTCTGGAGGCCATCAGTACTCGGTGGTTCATACTTCTCCTGGCTACAGTTTTGGTCTTGTGCCTCCAATGTTGGGTAGTCAGATTATGCCATTTGAGAACTCAGAATCTCAAGCACGTGATGTTTCTCGCCTACCTAGCTTTGTG GTCCAGCAACCATTTGACCCTACAAGTTATTATGCCCAATTTTATCGTTCAAGTGCTGATGGTGATGGTCGTGTTTCTCCCTTTCCTGCGCCTGGAGTTGCTTCCAAATACAATGGGAATGTTGCAGTGTTGCCTCCACATACTTCACAGCCTCCCCAAGAG GGTGGGAATTCTTTAGTTTTATCCACTGCAGGTCCCACTCCTCTGGGGACCCAAGCTGCTGGGCTCATGCAAAGCTCCATAGCTATGACTCAGCAACCTGTCCCTGTCTTTCGTCCACCAACTGGGTTGCACACATCCCATTTCCCCCCAAACTACATCCCATATGGCCATTACATCTCCCCAATTTATGTGGCTCCAGGTATGTACCAGTTCTTAAGCAATGGTACATTCCTACAGCAACCTCAAGCTGGCAGTGTGTATCCAGCACCACCATCTGCAGCAGCCACGGGGGTCAAATATTCACTTCCGCAATTCAAACCTGGAAGTAATACAGGAAATGCAACTCACATTGGGATGCCAAGTGGTTATGGACCATATGGTTCCTCTCCTGCTGGTTTTAATCCCAATTCTGCAGTGACAGGAGGAAACTCAACCACAAATGATGATCTTGGTGCATCTCAGTTCAAGGAAAGTAATATCTACATTACCGGGCAGCAG AGTGAGGGTTCGGCTGTGTGGATCACTACTCCTGGCCGAGACATATCTAGCTTGCCAGCAAGTACCTTTTACAACCTTCCTCCTCAAGGTCAGCATGTGGCTTTTGGACCAACTCAGGCTTCCCATGGCACCTATACCAATATCTATCACCCTGGGCAACCAGTAACTGCAGCAGCTGTTCACCCACTTCTGCAACAGTCTCAGGCCATGGGTGGAGCTGTTGATATGCTAGGACCTGCAGCCAGTGCTTACCAGCAGTCTCAACATCAACAGATCAACTGGCCTAGCAACTACTAA